The genomic window CGGTGCCCCGATCGTTGAGCCCGGCCCGCCCCCCGCCCCGCGCCGCCTCGATGGGCTGAAATCGGCGCACTCCCTCCCCATGGCCGACGCACGCATCCGGCGCCAGGTCGCCTTCCTGGCCGCCCAGATGATGTATCAGCGTCTCGAGACCGAGTATTTCACGGCCAAGCGCAAGGCCGCCAAGCAGCTCGGCGTCGAGTACCGTCACCGACCCGGCGACCTCCCCAGCAACCGTGAGATCCGCGACGAGATCCAGGCCATGGCCCGGATGCACGAAGGGCCCAAACGCCTGGAGAAGCTCCGCGACATGCGGCTGGACGCCCTCCGGCTGATGCGGCAGCTCGCCCGCTTCCGCCCGCGGCTCATCGGCAGCGTCCGCACCGGGCACGTCCGCAAGGGCTCGGACATCGACATCCACCTCTTCTGCGACAGCCTCGCCCTCGTGACCGACGTCCTCGACGAACTCGGCACCCAGTACACCGTCGAGCACAAGCGGATCGTCAAGCACGGCGAGGAGCGGGTGTTCACGCACATCCACGTCTTCGACAACCACAATTACGAGCTGACGCTCTACCCGGAGGACAAGGCGCACTACGTCTTCAAGAGCTCGATCACGGGCAAGGCCATCGAGCGGGCCTCGATCGCCGAGCTGGAGGAGCTCCTGAAGGAAGAAGACCCGGACCTCGACCTGGACGGCGAGGTCGAACGGCTGGAGGACCACCTGGACCGCTTCACCCTCTTCCGGATGCTGCTCGAGCCGCTGGAGGGGGTGAAGCAGAGCCCGAAGTATCACCCCGAGGGGGACGCCCTCTACCACAGCCTGCAGGTCTTCGAGCTCGCCCGCTCCGAGCGGCCCTACGACGAGGAGTTCCTCCTGGCCGCCCTGCTCCACGACGTCGGCAAGGCCATCGACCCGGCCGACCACGTCGGGGCCGCGCTCGAGGCCCTCGAGGGCACGATCAGCGAGCGGACCGCCTGGCTGATCGAGCACCACATGGACGCCCACGCCTACCGCGACGGGTCGCTCGGCGCGCGGGCCCGCGTCCGGCTCCAGGCCTCCGAGTGGTTCGACGACCTCATGTCCCTGCACGACCTGGATCTCGGGGGCCGCGTCCGCGGCGCGGTCGTCTGCGAGGTCGACGAGGCCCTCGACTTCCTCCGCGACCTGGATGCGGAGGGCGAGGATTGATCGCCGCGGCCGGTGCCGGCGGCCGCCGGCCTTGCCCGGGCCGGCGGTTGCCCCTAAACTCCGGCCTGCTGAGATCGAGGGGAATGGGGGCGACGACGCGATGAGCACGACGGCGAAGATCCGGGGCATCTTCACGCCCCACATGGTGCCGCTCGACGACCGGGGCGACATCGACGAGGCGGAGCTGCGGCGGTACATCGACTGGCTGATCGACCGCGGGGTGCACGGGTTGTACCCCAACGGCTCGACCGGCGAGTTCGTCCGGTTCACCGCCGAGGAGCGCCGGCGGATCATCCGGATCGTCTGCTCCCAGTCCGCCGGCCGCGTGCCGATCCTCGCGGGCGCCGCGGAGGCGAACGTGCGGGAGACGCTGGCGGCCTGCGAGGCCTATGCGGGCTACGGCGCCACGGCCGTGGCCATCGTCTCGCCGTTCTACTACCGGCTCGGGACGGAGTCGGTCTACGCCTACTTCCGCGAGATCGCCCGGAACAGCCCGATCGACGTCACGCTCTACAACATCCCGATGTTCGCCAGCCCGATCGACGTGCCGACGATCCGGAAGCTGGCCGAGTTCCCCCGGATCGTGGGAATCAAGGACTCGTCCGGCGACCTCGCCTTCATGATGCGGCTGATCGCCGAGGTGCGGCCGATCCGCCCGGACTTCAGCTTCCTGACCGGCTGGGAGGCCGTGCTCGTGCCGATGCTCCTGGTCGGCTGCGACGGCGGCACGCACGCGACGAGCGGGGTCGTCCCCGAGGTCACCCGGACGATGTACGACCTCGCCCGGGCCGGGAAGTTCGAGGAGGCCATGACCTGGCAGTACCGGCTCCTCGAGCTGTTCGACGCGATGCTCTACTCGGCCGATTTCCCCGAGGGCTTCCGCGCGGCCGTCGAGTTGCGGGGCTTCCGGATGGGGCGGAGCCGCCAGCCGATGACGGCGGACCAGGCCCTCGACCGCGAGGCGCTCGGCCGCGTCCTCCAGTGCATCCTCGCCGATTTCGGCTACGCCCAGCCACCGGCCGAAGGCTGCCCCCCGAAGGGCGGCACGGTGGCCCCCCCGGCCGACCAGGTCTCCCTCCTGGTCACCAGCGTCGTGGACGAGCTCCGCAAGCGCGGGGCGCTCTGATCCGTCCCCGGGCCCGGCCGGGGCCGCCGACTCAGCCCTGGCCCGGCTGCTCGGACGTGTCCGCGGGGGCGGTCTCGGCCGGCGCCTCGGGGGGTGCCCCTCGCGATGCCCGGGGTGCCGGGCGGTAGGCGGAGAGCAAGGCGGTGATGGCCAGGGCCGCGACCCAGGCCAGGAAGAAGGCCAGAGCCATCCGGAATCGGTTGCGTTCGCGGGCCCGCG from Aquisphaera giovannonii includes these protein-coding regions:
- a CDS encoding HD domain-containing protein, which gives rise to MADARIRRQVAFLAAQMMYQRLETEYFTAKRKAAKQLGVEYRHRPGDLPSNREIRDEIQAMARMHEGPKRLEKLRDMRLDALRLMRQLARFRPRLIGSVRTGHVRKGSDIDIHLFCDSLALVTDVLDELGTQYTVEHKRIVKHGEERVFTHIHVFDNHNYELTLYPEDKAHYVFKSSITGKAIERASIAELEELLKEEDPDLDLDGEVERLEDHLDRFTLFRMLLEPLEGVKQSPKYHPEGDALYHSLQVFELARSERPYDEEFLLAALLHDVGKAIDPADHVGAALEALEGTISERTAWLIEHHMDAHAYRDGSLGARARVRLQASEWFDDLMSLHDLDLGGRVRGAVVCEVDEALDFLRDLDAEGED
- a CDS encoding dihydrodipicolinate synthase family protein; this encodes MSTTAKIRGIFTPHMVPLDDRGDIDEAELRRYIDWLIDRGVHGLYPNGSTGEFVRFTAEERRRIIRIVCSQSAGRVPILAGAAEANVRETLAACEAYAGYGATAVAIVSPFYYRLGTESVYAYFREIARNSPIDVTLYNIPMFASPIDVPTIRKLAEFPRIVGIKDSSGDLAFMMRLIAEVRPIRPDFSFLTGWEAVLVPMLLVGCDGGTHATSGVVPEVTRTMYDLARAGKFEEAMTWQYRLLELFDAMLYSADFPEGFRAAVELRGFRMGRSRQPMTADQALDREALGRVLQCILADFGYAQPPAEGCPPKGGTVAPPADQVSLLVTSVVDELRKRGAL